TAACATTTCTCAATTATAAATAGATCTCATCACTACAAGAGGTCAAATAATCCAAACCTTTTCAGAAGAAGACCATTCAGCCTGAGCAGCAGAATACTCCAACTTAGTATCCAAATCTCTTTGAAAAAAATATGGAAGATAAAGGATTAAGCACCAATATGAGGAGAATCCTCCTAGTGATTAACTGTCTAATACTCGCTGTTGGTATTTGTGGTGGCCCTCTAATGATGCGTCTATATTATGTCGAGGGAGGTTCAAGAGTATGGCTTAGCAGTTGGTTACAAACTGCTGGATGGCCACTCACCCTTATACCTCTTGCCATCCTATACTTCTATCGTCGAAAAGTAGAAGGCTCTAATGCCAAGTTTTACTTCATAACACCCCGAATTTTCATTGCATCATTCGTCATTGGCGTTGTCACTGGTCTTGATGATTTTCTCTATTCGTGGGGTGGGTCAAAACTTCCTGTGTCAACTTCTTCACTTCTTCTTGCTGCTCAACTTGCCTTCACGTCAGTAGGTGCTTTCTTCATAGTGAAGCTGAAGTTCACACCCTACTCTATCAATGCAGTGATTCTGTTGACAGTTGGTGCTGTTTTATTGGGTGTTCGATCTAATGGTGATCGACCAGAAGGTGTGACAAGTAAAGCCTATATTCTTGGTTTTATGATGACACTTCTGGCAGCAGCTTTGTATGGAGTCATTTTGCCTTGTATTGAGTTGATTTATTTGAAGGCAAAACAAGTTATTACTGCTACGCTGGTATTGGAGATTCAGATGGTCATGTGTTTTGCCGCTACTGCTTTTTGCACTGTAGGAATGATCGCCAATAACGACTTTCAGGTACTTTTTTCTTCCCTTGTGACACATTTCTACTTATGCATCTTACTCATTTCATCGCATATGTGACACTATTTTTTTGTCGGTTTAACTTTTGTGTGTCGTCAAGTAAATTTGTTATAGTTATGTCATTTACAAGATAACTGCAAGTAATTTTTATAATACATTAATTGATAACGAGGTAAAAAAAATTGCAGTGTAAGAGTAAGTATTTTAAATCTTTATATATTAGTCTGTCCCAAGTAAAATAACACATTTCTGTATTTGAAAGTATTTGATATTAAACTTCTTGTTTAACTTTAATAAGAAgttttttatagccacacaataTTAATACAAGtttaaaattaaaagtttgaaaagtctTAAAGACACGCAAATATTATATAACATGTTTAAAACCCAAATTTCattattctatttttctttcttaaatttcgtgccaaGATAAATTACGGGATGAGTaacatatttctctcatttggtatTAATTATCATCAGATCCATAAGGCCTTCGAATCAGTACAAACTATCAACTTCTCTTTAGGTGATCTATTGGCGTACCCCCACGATGAAATGAAGTCCATCTTTACAGATTATTATTTACATTGGAaacttctttgtttttgtttttgtttcgtTTGTTTTATTCTTATTTCAATTCTCATAAAGTTTTCTGATCTTAACGAAGGAACTAGCGCAAAACCCTAAATTATTCATATCCCATAGAGGGTTGAAAACTCCACTTTGGgtgaaaattatttaaattttctatctttgctttaaaaattaaacTCTCCCCTCAACTATGAAAAATTATCATTCTCTTTCCTTTATCCTATACAATGTCTATGTTGCCCTTGTTATTTTCAATTCCATCCTCAATCTTTTTTTATTGTATATGCTATTTTATGATTTTACCTATAATTTAAATTATGCTATAtcttattataaattataatttaaatttattaaaattataaatagaatagtCCTTTTGTAAATTTGTCATGAAATCTATCATacttttatgatttttatttaatatAGC
This DNA window, taken from Nicotiana tabacum cultivar K326 chromosome 15, ASM71507v2, whole genome shotgun sequence, encodes the following:
- the LOC142169481 gene encoding purine permease 1-like, with the translated sequence MEDKGLSTNMRRILLVINCLILAVGICGGPLMMRLYYVEGGSRVWLSSWLQTAGWPLTLIPLAILYFYRRKVEGSNAKFYFITPRIFIASFVIGVVTGLDDFLYSWGGSKLPVSTSSLLLAAQLAFTSVGAFFIVKLKFTPYSINAVILLTVGAVLLGVRSNGDRPEGVTSKAYILGFMMTLLAAALYGVILPCIELIYLKAKQVITATLVLEIQMVMCFAATAFCTVGMIANNDFQAMSREAKQFNLGEARYYTVIVWTSIIWQCFFVGVIGVIYCSSSLMSGVMIAVLLPVTEVLAVVFFRENFSGEKGLALFLSLWGFVSYFYGEFRQTKKQKNKSPQIEMKTTHTESV